A section of the Synechococcales cyanobacterium T60_A2020_003 genome encodes:
- a CDS encoding GAF domain-containing sensor histidine kinase: MLMPATTEFISLCQSQVALLTQTLGAALAVVYLAEELTEDAIAQLVPVVAYPDLLADWKADRLLSLLTRNRAMPQNPMVLASGEGKNYQPPLSSPTNPNPVRPNPSAPHFEDEPLLAEASFELPLHVVLPLVHEDVAVGLLVTARTDRPWTDQEQEQIEQIADTLAIACALDQKAQWLGHDLQQQRQFCAQQRDHLDDLLHQFRNPLTALRTFGKLILRRLLPGDDQRQFAESIVRESDRLQDLLEQFDRVIDAEEPLLLPSPYVSLDAAPVSVPVALPPARHIMGDDLPLSPYSLYAVLSPILDTAQAIAQDRQIHLQIERSDQQFPVLLNPKAFGEIVNNLIDNALKYTPRGGSVLIQSGLRRAASTGMMQGVAIADTGPGIPPQDLEHLFERHYRGVQAQTAIPGTGLGLAIAQDLAQQMNGLIEVVSPVLSSVWIDEDLFPTTADHPGTLTILWLPEAGAIE, from the coding sequence ATGTTGATGCCTGCTACGACTGAATTTATTTCCCTTTGCCAGTCGCAGGTCGCACTGCTAACGCAGACGTTAGGAGCAGCCTTGGCGGTGGTGTATTTGGCAGAAGAATTAACCGAAGATGCGATCGCCCAGCTCGTACCCGTTGTCGCCTATCCCGATCTCCTTGCAGATTGGAAAGCCGATCGCCTTTTGTCGCTGCTCACTCGTAACCGAGCAATGCCGCAAAATCCGATGGTGCTAGCTAGTGGAGAAGGGAAAAATTATCAACCTCCCTTATCATCGCCAACCAATCCAAATCCAGTACGCCCCAATCCCTCAGCTCCCCATTTTGAGGATGAACCCTTACTGGCTGAGGCCTCGTTTGAGCTACCGCTTCACGTTGTTTTGCCGCTCGTCCATGAAGATGTAGCCGTCGGTTTACTGGTCACGGCTCGTACCGATCGCCCTTGGACAGATCAGGAACAGGAGCAGATTGAACAAATTGCCGATACCTTGGCGATCGCCTGTGCGTTGGATCAAAAAGCGCAATGGTTAGGCCATGATCTCCAACAGCAGCGGCAATTTTGTGCCCAACAGCGGGATCACCTAGATGATCTGCTGCATCAGTTTCGGAACCCGCTGACGGCCTTGCGAACCTTTGGAAAGCTGATTTTGCGCCGACTGCTGCCAGGGGATGATCAACGGCAGTTTGCTGAAAGTATTGTGCGGGAGAGCGATCGCCTCCAAGATTTGCTGGAGCAGTTTGATCGGGTGATTGATGCGGAAGAGCCATTGCTATTACCATCGCCCTATGTCTCCCTAGATGCCGCACCTGTTAGCGTGCCTGTAGCCTTACCCCCGGCTCGCCATATTATGGGCGATGATTTACCGCTCAGTCCCTACTCCCTTTATGCAGTGCTGTCGCCCATTTTGGATACAGCTCAGGCGATCGCCCAGGATCGCCAAATCCATCTTCAGATTGAGCGATCGGATCAGCAGTTTCCGGTTCTCCTTAATCCCAAAGCCTTTGGCGAGATCGTGAATAACTTGATTGATAATGCGCTGAAATATACGCCCAGAGGAGGATCAGTGCTGATTCAGTCGGGGCTGCGTCGGGCTGCCTCTACGGGCATGATGCAAGGGGTGGCGATCGCCGACACAGGGCCAGGAATTCCACCCCAAGATTTGGAACATCTTTTTGAACGCCACTATCGAGGAGTGCAGGCACAGACCGCGATCCCCGGTACGGGGTTAGGACTGGCGATCGCCCAGGACTTAGCCCAACAGATGAATGGCTTGATCGAAGTCGTGAGTCCAGTTCTGTCTAGCGTTTGGATTGATGAGGATTTATTTCCAACAACGGCAGACCATCCGGGAACGCTGACGATCCTATGGTTGCCAGAAGCTGGGGCGATTGAGTAA
- a CDS encoding alpha/beta fold hydrolase yields MTTLQPATKPLEKLYWTWQGHTICYTVQGHGTPLLLIHGFGASIGHWRNNIPAIANAGYQVYALDLLGFGASDKPALDYSLEVWKDLLTDFWAEHIQRPTVFVGNSIGGLLTLMLLANHPETAAGGVLLNCAGGLNHRPDELNPILGLIMGTFTKVVASPVLGSFMFNQVRRKSRIRGTLKQVYCTPDAITDELVDLLYEPSCHPGAQQVFASILTAPAGPRPSELLPQVQHPLLVLWGEADPWTPITGAKIYQELAARPDQSPETAVTFIPIPQTGHCPHDERPEQVNTLILNWLQHVA; encoded by the coding sequence ATGACAACGCTGCAACCCGCAACCAAACCCCTTGAGAAACTGTACTGGACATGGCAAGGGCACACCATCTGCTACACCGTCCAGGGACATGGCACACCGCTGCTCCTAATTCATGGCTTTGGGGCATCCATTGGGCACTGGCGAAACAATATTCCGGCGATCGCTAATGCTGGGTATCAGGTCTATGCCTTGGATCTCTTGGGCTTTGGCGCATCAGACAAGCCCGCCTTGGACTATAGCCTTGAGGTGTGGAAAGACCTGCTGACAGACTTCTGGGCTGAACATATTCAACGGCCTACGGTTTTTGTGGGTAACTCGATTGGGGGATTACTTACCTTAATGCTGCTGGCAAACCATCCAGAAACAGCGGCTGGAGGTGTTCTGCTGAACTGTGCAGGCGGACTGAATCACCGTCCCGATGAACTCAACCCCATCCTGGGTTTGATCATGGGCACATTTACGAAGGTGGTTGCCTCTCCGGTGCTTGGCTCGTTCATGTTTAACCAGGTACGCCGTAAATCTCGCATTCGGGGAACGTTGAAACAGGTCTACTGTACGCCCGATGCTATCACGGATGAATTGGTCGATCTGCTCTACGAACCGTCTTGCCATCCCGGTGCTCAGCAAGTGTTTGCCTCTATTCTGACGGCTCCGGCTGGCCCGCGTCCCTCGGAACTGCTCCCCCAAGTGCAGCACCCGCTTTTGGTGTTATGGGGAGAAGCCGATCCCTGGACTCCAATTACGGGCGCTAAAATTTATCAAGAGTTGGCGGCTCGTCCCGATCAATCTCCAGAAACGGCTGTAACGTTTATCCCGATCCCACAAACAGGTCATTGTCCCCATGATGAGCGTCCGGAGCAGGTCAACACGCTCATTTTGAACTGGCTTCAGCACGTAGCGTAG
- a CDS encoding DUF3155 domain-containing protein — protein MARRRKRKSRRRQEGRRILDMVPQFSIECGEDKPVTAARKFIHAEGIAPPALLLVKRNEHTTDRYFWAEKGLFGAQYVEENHFLFPSLRVQDEEEELAVTFQ, from the coding sequence TTGGCCAGGAGACGCAAGCGCAAAAGTCGTCGTCGTCAAGAAGGGCGCAGAATCCTAGATATGGTGCCCCAGTTCAGCATTGAATGCGGTGAGGATAAGCCTGTTACGGCTGCCCGCAAGTTTATTCACGCTGAGGGAATTGCACCGCCAGCACTTTTGCTGGTCAAGCGTAACGAGCATACCACAGACCGATACTTCTGGGCGGAGAAAGGCCTGTTCGGTGCTCAATATGTTGAGGAAAACCATTTCTTGTTCCCCAGTCTCAGGGTTCAAGATGAGGAGGAAGAATTAGCCGTTACCTTTCAGTAA
- a CDS encoding Hsp20/alpha crystallin family protein, translated as MVRVHWTPLHDVDTLERELSRLFQTFTFAVPEHPEQSEGGVYAPALEVKDIPEAIVLNVELPGMQLDALDIEATVDSVTIQGDRPAPEPSATRSEFRYGRFYRKVALPTQIRNADVSATYTNGILSLTLPKLIADKPKVVKVTVQ; from the coding sequence ATGGTTCGTGTTCACTGGACACCCCTTCACGACGTTGATACCTTAGAGCGCGAATTGTCCCGCCTATTCCAAACGTTTACCTTTGCTGTCCCAGAGCATCCAGAACAATCCGAGGGTGGAGTGTATGCGCCTGCCCTAGAAGTGAAGGATATACCAGAGGCGATCGTGCTAAACGTTGAACTGCCGGGAATGCAGCTTGATGCGCTTGATATTGAAGCCACCGTGGATTCGGTCACGATTCAGGGCGATCGCCCAGCACCGGAACCCTCTGCAACCCGCTCTGAGTTCCGCTATGGGCGCTTCTATCGAAAAGTTGCGCTACCCACCCAGATTCGCAATGCTGATGTATCAGCAACCTACACGAATGGCATCTTAAGCCTCACGTTGCCCAAATTGATTGCAGATAAGCCCAAAGTCGTTAAAGTGACTGTTCAGTAG